A single genomic interval of Lathyrus oleraceus cultivar Zhongwan6 chromosome 7, CAAS_Psat_ZW6_1.0, whole genome shotgun sequence harbors:
- the LOC127108257 gene encoding histone H3.2 — MARTKQTARKSTGGKAPRKQLATKAARKSAPATGGVKKPHRFRPGTVALREIRKYQKSTELLIRKLPFQRLVREIAQDFKTDLRFQSSAVSALQEAAEAYLVGLFEDTNLCAIHAKRVTIMPKDIQLARRIRGERA; from the coding sequence ATGGCACGTACCAAGCAAACCGCTCGCAAATCCACCGGAGGCAAAGCACCAAGGAAACAACTGGCAACCAAAGCCGCTAGAAAATCTGCTCCGGCCACCGGAGGAGTGAAGAAGCCTCACAGATTTCGTCCGGGAACTGTTGCTTTAAGAGAGATCAGGAAGTATCAGAAGAGCACGGAGCTTCTGATCAGAAAACTTCCTTTCCAAAGATTGGTTAGAGAAATCGCTCAGGATTTCAAAACAGATCTCCGATTCCAAAGCAGTGCCGTTTCTGCTCTTCAAGAAGCTGCTGAAGCCTATCTTGTTGGTTTGTTCGAAGATACCAACCTTTGTGCCATTCATGCAAAGAGAGTCACTATCATGCCTAAGGATATTCAACTTGCCCGCAGAATCAGAGGCGAGAGGGCTTAG